GGTAGTCGTTGAAGCCGCGATCACGGCGATCGTAAACACTCAACGGGACAGTGGCCAGGGCGGAGATCCGGTTGAGCGCATCGACGATCGGTGCCGCGAGAGCAGGGCTGCTCAGGCTCGTCACAGTGGACGATGCAACCCCGTCCGGGGCCTGATAGGTCGCAAGGATCTGCGATTTCCCGCGGTTCGCATGCTGGGAGTAAATGGTCACAGTGGCACCTTTCGACCACCGTGCTGATGGCAGCCCGCTGGTCACGTGAGTTACGGGGGAAGAAGGCGGTGGCGAGGGTGCTTTCCGACGCTCCGTGCCTTGAAGAAACCAGCGGTGGTCCAGGCGCTGTCCCGGACTCCTTGCCGCTCTCACCGTAGCGCACTTGTGGTGAGCGACCGTCGGATCTTCCAACTTCTGAGAAGATAAGCGACTTTGACCACCAGGAAGGATCCGTTCCGGTTCAGCCAGGTCGACCTCGCTGGGGCAGCCTTCTCCGCTCGAGAGACAGGCGGCGCTGTCGACAAGGACCGACCCACGCCGCTGGGTCGACGGCTGCCGCCAAGTCCGCCCTGGCTACTGGGCGGCTTAGGTCGCCCGTCAGGCGAGATCCGCTTTCCATCCAGGTGCGCCCTGACGGGCCCAGGGGTCACAGCGCGTGGGTTCCGGGTCGTTTCCGCAGGTCAGGCTGCGATAGGTGAAAAAGAGTTGATCGAGGTCACCAGCGTCCCCAGCCGAATCCGCTCCGTCGCCGTGGCGGCAGCCGTCAACGTCGGCACCGACCCGAACCACGGCTCCTCCCGGAAGCTCCGCCAGCTCAGGTGGTCGTACGTGTAGGCCGCGTGGAACCCGAGCTCCTCGGCCCGCCGCCACACCTGCTGCCCCTCGCTCCACCGGTGGATGGGGAGGATCACCGTGCTCAGTCGCATGGCCTGACACTATGCCGCCGAAGACCGGCCGAAGTATGCATACCGGCAGTATGCTTGCTTCATGGCGGCTACCACACGCATCACGGTCACCCTGCCCACGGAGCAGGTAGCCGAGCTGAAGAAGCTCACGGACAACGTCTCCGGCTACGTCGCGGAAGCGGTGGCCCGGCAGATCAGGCATCAACTGGTCGCGGAAGAACTCCGTCAGTACGAGGAACAACACGGCGCGTTCACGGAAGAGGAGCTCGCTGCCGCGCACGCAAGGATCTTCGGTTCATCCGAGCCGGGCAGCGGAGCGGCTGCCGCGTGAGTGTGCGGATCGAGACCGTCGTGCTGGACTCCGAGGGAATGTCCGCCTGGATCTCGCAGGACCGGGGCGTGCTCGCGATGATCAAGGCTTTCCACTCGATGGGGGCCGGCCTGGTCATCGGCGCCAACACCATCGTGGAGATCTCGCACGCCAGGACGAACACCGCCCGCCTGGACTGGGTGCTCTCGCAGGTCAGGATCGAGCCCGTGACAGAGCGCGCGGCCAGAGCCTCCGCGGCGCTTCTCAAGCAGGCGGGTCTGCACGGTCACAAGTACGCCATCGACGCCACCGTCGCCGAAATGGCACTCCGTCAGCCAGGTCCGGTGGCCATGGTGACCTCGGATGTCGACGACATGGCCAAGCTCTGCGGTGACCGGGTTCGGATCATCGCGATCTGAGCCGGCAGCAGGTCAGGGCGTTCATGGCTGCGTTCCCACAGGTCAGTGCGTGATGGGTGAACGAGGCTTGACCGAGGTCACCAGCGTCCCCAGCCCGATCCGCTCGGTCGCCGTGGCCGCCGCCGTCAGCGTCGGCACCGACCCGAACCGGGGCTCCTTCCGGAAGCTCCGCCGGTTCAGGTGGTCGTACGTGTAGGCCGCGTGGAACCCGAGCTCCTCGGCCCGCCGCCACACCTACCGCCCCTCGCTCCACCGGCGGACGGGGAGGATCACCGTGCTCAGTCGCATACCGCCGACCCTACGCGTTCACTGCATCGGCGATCCGATCTGCAGTGAGTCGCTGGGTCGGGTGAAATCGTGGCAGTCGGGCCGGTGCTACGGGACCATGAAGTACGGTTCGGTCGACTGCCGAACGAGGCCAGGGAGGTGCCGCAGTTGTCGTATGAGCCGAAGCTCGCTGCTGCGCTGTCCGGCGCCACTCTGCGCCAGTTGTCGCATTGGCGTAGGGCCACAGCGGGGCGCGGAGCCGTGCTGGTACCGGAGCTTTCAGCCTCTCGGCCGATCCTCTACTCCTTTCGGGACGTCGTGGCCCTCCGCGCATGCGTCCATTTGCGTCAGGACACCTCGCTCCAGAAGATCCGGCGTGCGCTGGACACCCTGCGCGACGGTCTCAACGAGCATGAACACCTGTCGCGTTACCGGCTGGTGGCCAGTGCCGACACCATCTACCTGGCCGCTCCGGATCACGCTGTGGACTTGGTGCAGAAGCGCGGCAACCTGGTCATCCACGAGATGGTCGACGTACTCGCCCCGTTCTACCGCAATGGCCGCCAGATCCCGAGCCTTCTGCAGCCCAGAGAGCACCTGTCGGTGGATCCGCTGGTCCGTGGCGGCGAACCCGTGATCGAGGGAACGCGTGTCCCTGCTTCGGAAGTCGCTGCTCTGCTGAAGGACGGTGTCCCTCCGGAGTCCGTCGAGGACTTCTACCCCGGTGTCACCGCGGCAGCTGCCCGCGACGCTGCCGACTTCACCGCTTATGTAGACAGCTACTCGGATGAAGGATTTCGGCAGGCTGCCTCTTGAAAATCCTGCTCGATGAGAACGTCCCCTTGCCTTTGGCGCGCATGGCCCAGTTGCTGCTGAAGCAACACGACATTCAGCACGTGGCAGAGATCGACGGCTGGGCAGGTACCAAGGACATCGAGCTCTACGCACGCGCGGCCTCAGCAGGCTTCCAGGTTGTGATCACCAACGACACCAAGCAGATGGCTCGTCCGCTGGAGGTCGTGGCGATCGCCGAGTCGGGGCTGCACAGGATCGAGTACCGCCACAATCACAAGCACGGGGGCCTCGTCGGCCTGGGTGCTGCTGTCGCCACTGTCTGCGCAGGCCTACCCCATGCGCTGACCGAGCTCGAACACGCAACGGGCCAACTTCTGCTGTCCCTCACTTCGATCGACCCGTCGCATCAGAGTCGACTGCGAATCGTGAACCCCGCCACGGCTCCTCCGAAGCACTGGCCAACGGCCGGAGGCGTGTGAGCAGCTGGCCGCTCGAACAGACTCCACGCCGAACGGGCGCGACTTCGGACTTTCCCAGCTCAGCCCGTGATGGGTGAACGAGGCTTGACCGAGGTCACCAGCGTCCCCAGCCGAATCCGCTCCGTCGCCGTGGCGGCAGCCGTCAACGTCGGCACCGACCCGAA
This is a stretch of genomic DNA from Kitasatospora fiedleri. It encodes these proteins:
- a CDS encoding DUF5615 family PIN-like protein, which translates into the protein MKILLDENVPLPLARMAQLLLKQHDIQHVAEIDGWAGTKDIELYARAASAGFQVVITNDTKQMARPLEVVAIAESGLHRIEYRHNHKHGGLVGLGAAVATVCAGLPHALTELEHATGQLLLSLTSIDPSHQSRLRIVNPATAPPKHWPTAGGV
- a CDS encoding type II toxin-antitoxin system CcdA family antitoxin, translated to MAATTRITVTLPTEQVAELKKLTDNVSGYVAEAVARQIRHQLVAEELRQYEEQHGAFTEEELAAAHARIFGSSEPGSGAAAA
- a CDS encoding DUF433 domain-containing protein, producing MPQLSYEPKLAAALSGATLRQLSHWRRATAGRGAVLVPELSASRPILYSFRDVVALRACVHLRQDTSLQKIRRALDTLRDGLNEHEHLSRYRLVASADTIYLAAPDHAVDLVQKRGNLVIHEMVDVLAPFYRNGRQIPSLLQPREHLSVDPLVRGGEPVIEGTRVPASEVAALLKDGVPPESVEDFYPGVTAAAARDAADFTAYVDSYSDEGFRQAAS
- a CDS encoding DNA-binding protein is translated as MSVRIETVVLDSEGMSAWISQDRGVLAMIKAFHSMGAGLVIGANTIVEISHARTNTARLDWVLSQVRIEPVTERAARASAALLKQAGLHGHKYAIDATVAEMALRQPGPVAMVTSDVDDMAKLCGDRVRIIAI